The genomic segment AACATCGTGGCCGGCCGCTTCACTACACCGATATGGCCATTACCACGGTTCTGATGATAAAGCGCGTGTTTAACCTTTCGCTCCGGGCGTTACAGGGTTTCGTTGACTCGATTTTTAAACTGATGGGGCTGTCGCTGCGCTGCCCAGATTACTCTCTGGTCAGCCGGCGAGCAAAAACCGTCGACATCAGCATAAAAACGCCAACCCGCGGCGAAATCTCACACCTGGTCATCGATGGCACCGGCCTGAAAATCTTCGGCGAAGGCGAATGGAAAGTCAGGCAGCATGGGGCTGAGAGGCGCAGAGTATGGCGCAAGCTTCATCTGGCAGTAGATAGCGCGACACATGAAATTATCTGTGCCGATTTATCGCTAAGCGGTACGACAGATGCGCAGGCGCTGCCCGGGCTGATTAACCAAACCCACCGGAAAATCAGGGAAGCGTCGGCTGACAGTGCTTACGATACGCGTTACTGTCATGATGCTCTGCTGAGGAAAAAAATAAAGCCGCTTATCCCACCGCGAAGTGGTGCGCAATATTGGCCAGCTCGATACCATGAGCGTAACCATGCGGTGGCAAATCAGCATCTGAGCGGCAATAACGATACCTGGAAAAAGAAAGTAGGTTATCACCGGCGTTCACTGGCTGAAACGGCCATGTTCCGGTTTAAAATACTTCTGGGTGGTCATCTGAGTCTGCATGACTATGACGCGCAGGTAGGTGAGGCTATGGCAATGGTCAAAGCGCTTAACCGGATCACGTTGTTAGGAATGCCAAACAGCGTCCGCATCATGTAACAATCGCCCTGATAGGGAGGAAGTCGTCAAAAATTTCGGATTTATTCAACAAAGCGCGTCATCGGCAGTAAAAACCGCATTGCCGCCGCGCTGTTGGCGTTTTTTCTGGGTGGCCTTGGTGTTCATAAATTTTATCTGGGCAAAATTGGGCAAGGGGTGCTTTACCTGCTGTTTTGCTGGACCTTCATTGCCGCATTTATCGCGTTCATCGAATTTATCGTCTATTTATGCACTTCTGATGAAAAATTCGCCAGAAAGTATGGTTGACCGCCGGCCGTCGAATAAACCCTGCACGTCATCAAGCGTCTCGCTGGCGATGAATTCCTGGTGGATGAATTGTTTTAGCCAGCAGCAAGAGTCCTTGGCCTGTTCGACCTGCTCGCTTTGATCGTTAACGTGCGCCACATCGCTTACGCCCGAGGCCACTACCCTGCTATCGGCCAACATTAGCACCGCGGCGCGCAAAAAGATGAACGGCGAAGGGAAAATCAGCGCCGCCGCTGCCGCGAACCATGATTTCATCCGATAAGGAGTAAACTATGTCTAAGCACGCGATGTTGCGCTCGGCGCTCAACGGCCGGCGGTTTTTCACCGTCATGGCCGCCCATAATCCCTTGTGTGCGCGGCTTGCTGAAGAGGCGGGTTTTGACGGCATCTGGGGCAGCGGTTTCGAGTTGGCGGCCAGCTATGCGGTGCCGATTTTGCCCATGGGGATTCATCTGGAGATGATGCGCGCCATCGCATCCGTCGTCGCGACGCCTGTGATTGCGGATATCGATACCGGCTTTGGTAACGTGGTGAATGTCAGCTATGTTATCCCGCAGTATGAGGCGGCCGGCGTTTCAGCGGTGGTGATGGAGGATAAAACCTTTCCCAAAGACACGAGCCTGCGCGCCGGTGGGCGGCAAGAATTAGTCAATACCGAGACGTTTCAGGGTAAGATTGGCGCCGCTATCGACGCCCGACAGAATAATAATTTAGTGATCATCGCCCGGGTTGAGGCGTTGATTGCAGGGCTGGGCCAGGAAGAAGCATTGCGCCGGGCTTACGCATACCAGGAAGCGGGCGCGGATGCGATCCTCATCCATTCCCGGCAGAAAACGCCCGCCGAGATCCTCGCTTTCATCGATGCCTGGGCCGGCCGGGTTCCGCTGGTGCTAGTGCCTACGGCCTATCCACAGCTTACCGAGTCGACCATTGCCGCCAGCGGCAAAGTGGGGATCGTCATTGATGGGAATCACGCTATCCGCGCCGCAGTGGGGGCGATGCGCAGTCTCTTTGGGTAGATACGGCGCGATGGCGGCATTCATCGCGTGGATGCCGCATTACCTACCGTGAGCGATATTATCGCGCTGCAAGGCGACGCCAGAATGCGCGCGGTGGAGAGCAAATTCCTCAAATAAAAGCGACGGCGAAAACCGGGCTGGATAGCAGCGGTGCGGATGATAGCGCTCACCGCAAAAAATCGGGAGCCGCCCGGGCCTATTCGCGCATCAGTCTCGAGCTATTGGCCAGCCACAATGTCACCACCAATATCAAAATGGCGGAGGAATAACATAGCGTATCCAACGGGTTTTCATGATCGACGACGATGAGTTGGATGATGGCCGTGATGCCTATATAAATAAAGTAACGTAGGGGAAAGTGATATCCGGACTGGAAATATTTCACTATCAGAGCGATAAATTCAAAGTAAAGAAAATAAGTGACAATGCCTTCGATAAGCAGGTAGGTGGAACTTTGCTCTCTAGCGTTGAGCAGCACCCGTGCCAAATCGAAGGTTTTCCTGCCCAAGAAAATAATCAATATTATACTCAAGCATACCAGGCCGATATTCAAAATCATTTGCAGTGCATCGGCAATACGCGTTCCGGAAATCATGGTGTCATTACCCTGCGTTAACAGTATCTGGGGATCTCAGCGGCAGTATAACGCTTTTCAATGTGACTTATGTCACAAAATAAGACTGAGGCGGTTAACCGGCGTCCGGTTTAACTGCGGTTTAAATTAAGGCGAGGGTTGATACCATGGTAGACGGGCTATCGCGCCGTGCGAAGGCGGTTGGTACTAAAATGGTATATAAACAGCACCTTGTTAGCACCGGTGCATGCTTGACGGCAGGGATTTATGCTGCCGATGTGGTGCCGGTGGCCACATTAAAGCGGAAGCGGTCGGGTACGTTTTACAGTATGATATGTACCGTGAAACGGGTATTTATTCGCTGAGTATTGGAAAGTAGTCTGACATGAATCAATTCAGCTTTGGCGTTTTGTCATACTCTTTCATCACAAGCCCCGGCATTCGTTGCTGATGGGAAAAGCGGTAACAAACGTATTGTATTCTACAAGCAGTATTTTAAGTTCAGAGGTAGTCATGATTAAAAAAATCGGTGTACTGACAAGCGGCGGTGATTCACCAGGAATGAATGCGGCCATCCGGGGCGTCGTGCGGGCCGGGCTTTCCGAAGGCCTGGAAGTTTACGGAATTTATGATGGTTACCTGGGCCTATTTCAGGATCGGATGGCGAAACTGGACCGCTATAGCGTCTCGGATATGATTAACCGCGGCGGTACCTTTCTCGGCTCCGCTCGTTTTCCAGAATTCCGAGAGGAGGGCACGCGCGCTATCGCTATTGAAAACATGACCAAGCGCGGCCTGGATGCACTGGTGGTGATCGGCGGCGACGGCTCCTATATGGGCGCCAAGCGCTTGACTGAAATGGGTTTCCCCTGTATTGGCCTGCCTGGCACGATTGATAATGACGTGGCGGGCACCGATTACACTATTGGCTATTTTACCGCGCTGGAAACCGTCGTCGAGGCTATCGACCGCCTGCGCGACACCTCTACGTCCCATCAACGTATCTCCATCGTGGAAGTCATGGGCCGGTATTGCGGTGATTTGACCATGGCGGCGGCCATTGCCGGCGGCTGCGAATTCATTGTGCTACCTGAAGTGGAATTCAAACCGGAAGACCTGGTTTACGAAATCAAGGCGGGTATTGCTAAGGGTAAAAAACACGCCATTGTCGCTATCACCGAACACGTCTGTAATGTCGCCGAGTTGGCGCAATACATCGAAAAAGAAACGGGACGGGAAACCCGCGCCACGGTGCTGGGCCATATCCAGCGCGGCGGCAGTCCGGTGGCGTACGATCGTATTTTGGCCTCGCGCATGGGCGCGTATTCCATCGAACTGCTGTTGCAGGGCTATGGTGGCCGTTGTGTTGGGGTGCAAAATGAGCGGTTGGTGCATCACGATATCGTTGACGCCATCGAAAATATGAAACGGCCCTTCCGCAGCGATATTCTGGAAACGGCAAAAAAACTCTTCTGATTTCGCCGGCTGGCTTGCCCTCGCTGCTGGGGGCAAGCGCTTTGGCGCGCCGTGCGCCGGCTCCCCTCATGCTTCATGCTGACAATTCACATTATATTCTTTGGTTATATAAACTATTTTTATATTCTTTTAGCTGGCTATATTTTTCTGCCACTCTCTGCAAAAAACGTTTTCAATTCCAAACATTTCCAGAGGGAGTGAAAGATGTCCAAATGGCGTGCCGGCGTATTACTCATGTTGCTGTCAGGAAGCGTAATGGCTAAGGATGTACAGCTTCTGAATGTTTCCTATGATCCTATCCGTGAATTCTATCAGCAATACAATAAGGCGTTTAGCCAATACTGGCAGCAAAAAACCGGCGATCATGTTACGGTGCGCCAGTCTCATGGCGGTTCCGGTAAACAGGCGACTTCCGTTATCAATGGCATTGAGGCGGATGTGGTCACGCTGGCGCTGGAGTCGGATGTGGACGCTATCGCCGAACGTGGACGCATTGATAAAAACTGGATTAAGCGCCTGCCCGACAATTCCGCGCCTTACACATCAACCATCGTTTTCCTGGTGCGTAAAGGCAACCCGAAACAGATTCATGATTGGCCCGATCTAATCAAACCCGGCGTGTCGATTATTACGCCTAACCCGAAAACCTCTGGCGGTGCGCGCTGGAACTATTTGGCGGCCTGGGGCTATGCGCTGCACCAGAATAATAACGATCAGGCCAAAGCGCAGGCGTTTGTGAAAGTGCTGTTCAAAAATGTGGAAGTGCTCGATTCCGGCGCCCGCGGCGCAACCAATACCTTCGTTGAGCGCGGCCAGGGGGATGTGCTTATCGCTTGGGAAAATGAAGCGTTGTTGGCGATCAATGAATTGAACAGTAAGGATCAATTTGAAATCGTCACCCCGAGTGAATCGATTTTAGCCGAGCCGTCGGTGTCGGTGGTGGATAAAGTGGTGGATAAGCGCGGAACCCGCGATGTCGCCACGGCGTACCTTAACTATCTCTATTCAACCGAGGGGCAGCGTATCGCGGCGCAAAACTATTATCGCCCGCGCGACGCGGCTGTAGCGAAGGAATACGCCAAAGAGTTTCCGACGCTGAAGCTGTTCACCCTGGCTGAAACCTTCGGCGATTGGACCAAAGTTCAGAAGGAACACTTCGCCAGCGGCGGCAGTTTCGATCAGATTAGCCAACGCTAACGATTGACGGGCGGCGAGCCGCCGGCTTGTCGCCATCAATAATACCGGGCCGGTCAGCGAGTGACCGGCCCGGTTGTTTTCAGGATGACGGTGAACCCCGTCGTCGGCTGTAGGCCGTCAGTCTTGTTTCGCTTGCGCCGCGGCTTTAACGATTACGGCGAAAGCGTCAGCTTTCAGCGATGCGCCGCCGACCAAGGCGCCATCAATATCCGGCTGGGTAAACAGTTCAGCGGCATTGCCGGCGTTGACCGAGCCGCCGTACTGAATAATGACCTGCTCCGCGATTGCCGCATCATGTTTGGCGATATGGCCGCGGATGTATTTATGCACCGCCTGCGCCTGCGCAGGGGTGGCGGATTTGCCGGTGCCGATAGCCCAGATGGGCTCATAAGCGATAACGGTATTCTCGAACGCTTTGGCGCCGAGGCTGTTCAGTACCGCATCAATCTGACGAGCGCATACCGCTTCAGTTTGTCCGGCTTCGTTTTCCGCCTCGCTCTCACCGATACACAAAACCGGAATCAGACCCGCTTCTTTCAGCACGGCGAATTTTTCGGCGATAACCTCATCGCTTTCTTTATGATAGGTGCGGCGTTCGGAATGACCGATGATGATATATTTCGCGCCGATATCTTTGAGCATTTCGGCGGAAACTTCGCCGGTGAAGGCGCCCGAAAGATGGGTGTCAACGTTCTGTGCCCCGAGAGCGATTCGGCTGCCGCCCAAATGATGTTTCGCCAGGTCGAGATAGGCCACCGGCGGGGCGATGGCCACGTCGCAGCCGACAACGCTGCTGAGTTCATTGCGCAGCGCCGCGATCAGTTCGTTGACCATGTGTTTGCTGCCGTTAAGTTTCCAGTTACCCATCACTAACGGATGTCGCATTGTTATTCCTCCATTCAGGGAACGCGAGAGATGAAAATGAGTGCCAAAGGGCAAGTTTTACCTGACCTCAGTATAAAGAGGAAATACTAAGGTGGCTTTGTTTTTTGTCATTTATCGTGCATGAATCAGGGCTCGGCCAGCGCAAGTTTGACGGGTTCAACGGCAAAGGTCAGCCCTTTATCGCCATTGTCCGCCACGACATAGCGCAGCGCGCCCCATTGCTGTTGGAAAAAGCGTGAACCCTGTCCGCGGCTTAGCAGATCTAACACCCGCGCCGTGCTCTGTTCCGCGCTTATCGTCGGTTCAAACTCGCGCAGCAGCGCCGCCATGTAGGCAATGGCGGTCGCGCGAGCGGCCTTTTCGGTACCACCTTCCACCGGCAGATAGGTCAGCTGTAGCGTTTTGATCTTGCCGCTGCCTTTCTCTAGCGCCGTGGAGGCGTACAATGTCTCATTAATCTTGCTGGTGGCGCGAGTGAGATTCGCCGGTTCGCTCGGGCCCTCCAGCGCGCGGAATTCACCGATGGGCAAGGTCGGATTATGGCTATTGTACCGTTCGCGGAATTGCGTCACCGTGGTATCAAAAGTGGGCGCACCGGCCAGCAGATACGGGGCGGTCGGGGCGGTGCCGGCGGGCGTCGCTTCCCCATGGGCGACGCCGATGCTCGTCGCGCAGAGCATCACCAGCAGCCAGGCGCTACGGCAGCGTGCGGCCCGGCGGTTCGGCGCAGAGGACGGCGCCGCCATTACCAGTAATGCTCGCTGGTCATATGGCCCGGTTTGCGCTTGAAATGTTTGCGCATGCCGCGGCTGTCCTTCAACATCTGCTGCGTGTCGCGCACCATTTGCGGGTTGCCGCACAGCATGACGTGGCTGTTTTCGGCGTCCAGCCGCAGATCCACCGCGGCCTCCAGTGAGCCATCGGCAATCAGGGCGGGGACGCGACTGGTGAGCGATCCGGGAGCCTGCTCGCGGCTGACCACCGTTTGGACGCGCAGCTTACCATTATAGCGCTGCTGTAGCTCCAGCATCTGCGGCAGATAGCTAAGGTCCTGAGCAAAGCGCGCCGCGTGCACCAGAATAATCTGCTGGAAGCGCTCAAGCCCCTCGCCCTGCTCGAGAATCGATAGATACGGACCTAGCGCGGTGCCCGTCGCCAGCATCCACAGATTGTCACAGGGGGGAATCTCGTCCAGCACGAAGAACCCCGCCGCCTCCTTGGTCACCATCAGGCTGTCGCCGGGTGCAAGCGCATGCAGCGGCGGGCTGAGTTTCCCCTCCGGCACGGTGACAAGGTAAAATTCCAGGTTGTCATTTCGCGGCGCGTTAACGTAGGAATAGGCGCGCTGAATCTTTTCGCCGTTGATTTCCAGCCCAAGCTTGGCGAATTGTCCGGCGGTAAAGGGGTCGATTGGCGCATGCACAATGAGACTAAAAAGACTCTCTGTCCAGTGCTTCACCTGCACCACGTGACCCGTTACCCATTCAGCCATAGTGTTTAACTCCCCTTGATCCTGCCGGATGTTCCCCGGTCGACATGCGTTTATCCGCTCTGTCACAGCGGCTGAGATTTGTGCCTCAGAACGCGCCGGCGTCCGGCGCGCGGCCTGAACCGCCAATCCGCGGACTTGCCATTATCGGCTAATTTCGTTAGCGCATCCAGTCCACGGCGCGGCGATGGCGAATTAGGGCGCACGTACAGAAAAATTTACCTTCTGTCCACCGGACATTACAGCCAGTACGGCGAGATAATGAAGATATTAACTGGACTTGTGGCCTGAATATGGTATTTATGTCGGAAAATTAATCAATATTCTGTATATATCACTACTTATAAGCAATATACAGAATTAATCAGCTATCTAAGTAATATCTATGATGAACACGCGTGCGATATCCGTGCTAATGCTTTTGATTATTTTGGTGGCCGTTGGGCAGATGGCTCAGACCATTTACGTACCGAGCATACCGCTTATCGCCCGCGATTTGATGGTTCGCGAGGGCGCGATACAGCGGCTGATGGCCGCCTACCTGCTATGCTATGGCGGCTCGCAGCTCATTTATGGTCCGCTCTCCGATCGGGTCGGGCGCCGGTCGGTCATCTTGAGCGGTATGGCGATCTTTTGTCTGGGGACAATGCTCGCCATGTTCAGCCAATCGCTGTCGCTGATGACATTCGCCTGCGGTATTCAGGGTATCGGTACCGGCGTCGGTGGCGTGATGGCGCGGACATTGCCGCGCGACATCTGCGATGGTCGCTCGCTGCGGCGGGCTAACGGCCTGCTCAATATGGGCATTTTGATTAGTCCGCTGCTGGCGCCGCTAATCGGCGGCGTGCTTGCCGACTGGCTGGGCTGGCGCGCGTGCTTCGCGTTTTTGCTGCTGCTGAGCTGCAGCGTCAGTCTACTGGTCTGGTTTCGTCTACCGGAAACGCGTCCGATGCGGCCGGCCAGCAGCGGCCGAAGCCTTGGGTTTTGGACGCTGCTGAGTGAGAAGGTGTTCAATCATTATCTGTTGATGCTGGTCGGCGGACTGGCGGGGATTGTCGCTTTCGAGGCCGGTAGCGGCGTGCTGTTGGGCAGTATGGAGCTGAGCGGCCGGCAGGTCAGCCTGTTATTTATCCTGCCGCTGCCGGGTACGTTTCTTGGCGCCTGGTATGCGGGGCGCGCGGTCAGGCCGTTCAGCGCGCTGATGTGGCGGGCGGTGCTGAGCTGCCTACTGGCGGGGATATTGATGTGGCTGCCGGCCTGGTTCGGCATCATGACCCTTTGGACACTGCTGTTGCCCGCCGGCCTGTTCTTTTTCGGCGCCGGCATGCTGTTTCCGCTGGCCACCACCGGCGCGATGGAGCCTTATCCCTATCTGGCCGGCACCGCGGGCGCGCTTGTCGGCGGCCTGCAAAACATCGGCTCAGGCGTGGTAGCCGGCTTCTCCTCGCTGCTGCCGCAGCAAGGGCAGTTCAGCCTGGGGATGATTACCTTCGCCATGGGTATGCTGATTCTGCTGTGCTGGTTGCCGTTGTCGCAAACCATGCCCCGCCAGGGTTCGGAAATCGTTTAGAGATACGCAGCGGCTGGCCGGGCGGTGGTTCATAGGATAAAGGGATGCAGCGCGGCATCCTTGCGATCGAGATAGTGAATCGAAGTAATGCGGCGAATGGTGCGGTTTTTGCCGCGGATAAGCAGCGTTTCGGTAGTGGCGATATTGCCTTTGCGCGTGATGCCGTTCAGCAGGTCCCCTTTGGTAATGCCGGTGGCGGAAAATATGACGTTATCGTTGTGCGCCATCCTTCCAGCCGCAGCACCTGATTTGCCATGATGCCCATCTCCGCGCAGCGGGCCAGCTCATCCGCGCCGATCCGGCGGTTCTCTTCGCTGTCGCCTTTTACCTGATGCCGTACATGACGTCAACTTCGCTATCGGGCATGCAGGTGAGGATAGACGCGGCAACGTCGCCATCGGGGAAGGTGAAAACGCGCACTCCAAGCCGTTGCAACGCTTGAATGCACGCATCATGACGCGGCTTGGCCAGCAGCGACACCGTCAGCTCCGACAGGGTTTTTCCCAGACGGCTGGCCACCGCGCGTAAATTATCTTCCATCGGGGCGGCGAGATCGATGACGCCCCGCGCCGCTGGCCCGACCACCAATTTTTCCATGTACATATCCGGCGCGTGTAAAAATGCGCCTTTTTCAGCGACCGCCAGCACCGTCAGGGCGTTGGCCTGCCCCAGGGCGGTCATGCGGGTGCCTTCGATGGGGTCGAAGGCGATATCCACCGCCGCGCCGGCGCCGGTACCGACCGCTTTACCGATGTAGAGCATCGGCGCTTCATCGATCTCCCCTTCGCCTATCACAATGCGGCCATTGATCGGCACCTGATTCAGCACAATGCGCATAGCCTGAACCGCGGCGTTGTCCGCGGCGTTTTTATCGCCGCGGACAAGCCAGCTGTAGCCGGCCAAAGCGGCGGCTTCGGTGACGCGGGAGAATTCAATGGCTAATTCACGTTTCATGACTTTGGGTTTCCTGACGGCAAAGAGGAATATTGCCGTCAGTTTACCACACTCCGCCGCTCCCCTCGGGGATGCCGGCTGGGGTTGATGGGGCCGTTACTTCTCGTCCTGCTCTTCCCAGGCGCGTGCGCGCGCCACCGCTTTCTTCCAGCCTTCGTAGCGATAATTGCGTTCCACGGTTTCAATACCGGGACGGAATTCTCGTTCGATAACCGCTTTGCTGCGCACCTCTTCCAGATCGCTCCAAAAGCCAACCGCCAGACCCGCCAGGTAAGCGGCGCCGAGTGCGGTGACTTCCCGCACTTCCGGGCGTTCGACGCGGGTGCCGAGAATATCGGACTGGAACTGCATCAGGAAATTGTTGGCGACCGCACCGCCGTCCACCCGTAGCGCTTTCAGCCGCTCGCCGGAATCCGCCTGCATCGATTCGATCAGATCGCGCGTTTGGAAGGCAATCGACTCAAGCGTCGCGCGGATGATGTGGTTGGCGTTCACGCCGCGCGTAATGCCGAAGATGGCGCCGCGGGCGTAAGGGTCCCAATAGGGAGCGCCGAGACCGGTAAAAGCCGGCACCACATACACGCCGTTGGTGTCTTTCACCTTGCCGGCGAAATATTCCGAATCGGTGGCGTCGTTAATCAGTTTCATCTCATCACGTAGCCATTGAATGGCGGCGCCGGCGACAAACACCGCGCCTTCCAGCGCGTAATTCACTTCGCCGCGCGGTCCGCAGGTGATGGTGGTCAGCAGACCGTGGCGCGACTGTACCGCTTCGGTGCCGGTGTTCATCAGTAGGAAGCAGCCGGTGCCGTAGGTATCGCCATGCCGGGCGTTACGCACAGCTGGCCGTACAACACCGCCTGCTGATCGCCGGTGATACCGGCGATGGGAATGCGGGTGCCGCCTTTCCCGTCGATATTGGTCTGGCCGTAAATTTCCGAGGAGGGCCGTACCTTGGGCAGCATGGAGCGCGGAATATCCATGATATCCAGCAGGCGGTCATCCCACTCCAGTTCATGGATATTGAACAGCATGGTACGGGAGGCGTTGGTGTAGTCGGTGACGTGGACCCGTCCCTGGGTCATTTTCCAAATGAGCCAGCTATCAACGGTGCCGCACAGCAATTCGCCGCGCTTGGCGCCCTCCATGTGGTCGAGGATCCATTTGACCTTGGTGCCGGCGAAATAGGGGTCAATGACCAGACCCGTAGTGTGGCGCACATATTCTTCGAGGCCGTCGCGTTTCAGTTTCTCGCAGATGTCCGCAGTGCGTCGGCACTGCCATACAATGGTGTTATAAATGGGTTTACCGCTCTCTTTATCCCATACCACCGCGGTTTCCCGCTGGTTGGTGATGCCGATGCCGGCGATTTGGTCGGAGCGGATATCGGCTTTGGCCAGCACCTCCACCAGGGTTGAACTCTGGCTGGCCCAAATTTCCATTGGGTCATGTTCCACCCAGCCGGGTTTAGGATAAATTTGCGTAAACTCCCGTTGGGAAACGCTGACAATGTTGGCGTCGTGGTCGAGCACGATCGCGCGCGAGCTGGTGGTTCCCTGGTCGAGCGCGACGATATATTTTTTTTCTGCTGACATAAGAGTTTCTCGCTATTTTAGACGTTCAACAAAGGAAATCAGGTCTTGGGTTCGGAGCGCGCGGCGCGACTTTGGGCAACGGCGACATCATCGGCCTCTTCGCCGCTCAGTTGGCCGGGCAAATGCGGCCCAATCAGCGCGCGGTAGCCGAAGGCGCCCAGACAGGCGCCGACCACCGGGGCGATCAACGGAATCAAGAAGTAAGGGATCTCCCGGCCGCCGGTATAGGCGACTTTGCCCCAGCCGGCTAGGAAAGCGAAGGTTTTGGGGTCGAAATCGCGGGCGGGATTCAGGTCGAAGTCCGTCAGCGGCCCCATCGCGGCGCCTATCACCGCGATAAGAATACCGATCAGCAACGGCGCCAGCGGGCCGCGCGGAATGCCGTTGCCGTCGTCGGTCAGCGCCAGGATCAGGCACAGCAGGATGGCGGTCATCACCATTTCCACCAAAAACGCCTGGGCTACCGAGATATGCGGATTAGGATAGGTTGAGAAAATGCCGGCGAGATCCAGGCTTTCGACGCTACCGCGAACCATATGGTGTGCCTGCTCATAATCAAAAAACAGATTATAGTAAAGGCCGTAAACCAGCGCCGCGGCGCAAAAGGCCCCCAGCATCTGCGCCACAATATACGGTAGCACTTTGCGTCGCTCGAAGCTGGCGAACAGCCAGAGCGCAATGGTGACCGCCGGGCTAAGGTGCGCACCGGAAACGGCCGCGGTGAGGTAGACCGCCATTGCCACGCCCATGCCCCAGATAATGCTGATTTCCCACTGGCCGAAAGATGCCCCGGCCAATTTCATGGCGGCGACACAGCCGGCACCGAAGAAAATCAGTAATCCTGTCCCGAGGAATTCGGCGTTGCATTGCCCTTTTATTGTCGGTGATGTTAATTGGTTTATAAACGGTTCCTGTGGCTGGAAAGGTGTCGAGCCAGGCTGATGCAACACCCTTGTCATTGATAAAATATAGGGTAATAACTTATGTAGTTATAATATGAATTTATCGTTAACGAGCAAAAACGAGAAATATCGAAATCTAAATGTGTGGGCCGTGTCATAAAAATGCGCGTATTCGCTTAAAAATTGGTTCCTAAACACCCATTTCTTACGCCGCTAAGTACTTTAATTTTTTTGCCGCGTTTCCCTCTCAAAGAAAAACGCACGCGCCGCCGCCGGCCGGAAGCAAGAAGTCGCCATGGCCGGTTT from the Candidatus Sodalis pierantonius str. SOPE genome contains:
- a CDS encoding MIP/aquaporin family protein codes for the protein MNQLTSPTIKGQCNAEFLGTGLLIFFGAGCVAAMKLAGASFGQWEISIIWGMGVAMAVYLTAAVSGAHLSPAVTIALWLFASFERRKVLPYIVAQMLGAFCAAALVYGLYYNLFFDYEQAHHMVRGSVESLDLAGIFSTYPNPHISVAQAFLVEMVMTAILLCLILALTDDGNGIPRGPLAPLLIGILIAVIGAAMGPLTDFDLNPARDFDPKTFAFLAGWGKVAYTGGREIPYFLIPLIAPVVGACLGAFGYRALIGPHLPGQLSGEEADDVAVAQSRAARSEPKT